Proteins from one Streptomyces genisteinicus genomic window:
- a CDS encoding sulfite oxidase — MAHHALSESAYDRRRLRQWVRGEARTAGLKRRDMLGLLAAAGAAAPFAAAGSASAAGPASAGAREAPAAGARTVSAAAPGIVKPLPPELFTVRGTNAETVFSSLRGTGVLTPADRFFVRNHTSTPRIDAQGWELTVWGSGLGGGPVRFSYDDLRALPATTATAFVECAGNGRSFYATQQGQPVSGTAWTLGAIGVARWRGVRLGEVLRRAGVSRHAVDVLPRGLDDEVVSAGVNLGRVRRPLPIAKAMDDVLVAYEMNGEPLPPDHGYPVRLVVPGWVGISSVKWLGDIEVGDAPLYSPWNTDMYRLFGPDHPPGGSAPLTRQTLKSAFELDRDATLPARRPVLLTGRSWSGAAPVREVEISTDGGVRWRRARLHDVPRPGSWVRWSATWVPPAPGPAVLLARAADRAGRTQPEASAHNTQGYLFDAVVRHPVTVV, encoded by the coding sequence ATGGCCCACCACGCCCTGTCGGAGTCCGCCTACGACCGCAGGAGGCTGCGCCAGTGGGTGCGGGGCGAGGCACGCACCGCCGGGCTGAAGCGGCGCGACATGCTCGGGCTGCTGGCCGCCGCCGGGGCCGCCGCCCCGTTCGCGGCGGCGGGCAGCGCCTCTGCCGCGGGCCCCGCCTCCGCCGGGGCGCGCGAGGCGCCGGCCGCCGGGGCGCGGACGGTGTCCGCCGCCGCCCCGGGCATCGTCAAACCGCTGCCGCCGGAGCTGTTCACGGTGCGCGGCACCAACGCGGAGACGGTGTTCTCGTCGCTGCGCGGCACGGGTGTGCTCACCCCGGCCGACCGCTTCTTCGTCCGCAACCACACCTCCACGCCCCGCATCGACGCGCAGGGGTGGGAGCTGACGGTGTGGGGGAGCGGCCTCGGCGGCGGCCCGGTCCGCTTCTCGTACGACGACCTGAGGGCGCTGCCCGCCACCACCGCGACCGCCTTCGTCGAGTGCGCGGGCAACGGCCGCAGCTTCTACGCGACCCAGCAGGGGCAGCCGGTCAGCGGGACGGCGTGGACGCTGGGCGCGATCGGTGTCGCCCGGTGGCGCGGTGTGCGCCTGGGCGAGGTGCTGCGCCGGGCCGGGGTGTCGCGGCACGCCGTCGACGTCCTGCCGCGCGGTCTCGACGACGAGGTCGTGAGCGCGGGCGTGAACCTGGGCCGTGTCCGCCGTCCGCTGCCGATCGCCAAGGCGATGGACGACGTGCTGGTGGCGTACGAGATGAACGGTGAGCCGCTGCCGCCCGACCACGGGTACCCCGTGCGCCTGGTCGTGCCGGGCTGGGTCGGCATCTCGTCGGTGAAGTGGCTCGGCGACATCGAGGTCGGCGACGCGCCGCTGTACTCGCCGTGGAACACCGACATGTACCGGCTGTTCGGCCCGGACCACCCGCCCGGGGGCAGTGCGCCGCTCACCCGGCAGACGCTGAAGAGCGCCTTCGAACTGGACCGGGACGCGACGCTTCCGGCGCGGCGGCCGGTGCTCCTCACCGGACGCTCCTGGTCGGGGGCGGCGCCGGTGCGCGAGGTGGAGATCAGCACGGACGGCGGGGTCCGCTGGCGGCGGGCGCGCCTGCACGACGTGCCGCGTCCGGGCAGCTGGGTCCGCTGGTCGGCGACCTGGGTGCCGCCGGCCCCGGGGCCGGCGGTGCTGCTGGCCAGGGCGGCCGACCGGGCGGGGCGGACCCAGCCGGAGGCGTCGGCGCACAACACCCAGGGCTATCTCTTCGACGCGGTGGTCCGGCACCCGGTGACCGTGGTCTGA
- a CDS encoding ArsR/SmtB family transcription factor, producing MPFQLLLDEQDLLRCRFAVSPLWETQEAVRTLDRPRRHGYHLPWLRRIREAAAGLDLRPLWTLMPDGGHNPDFFCPMPRGPVASFEEEIARVRATPAEAALADIGAALDSVPGRRDSPAGRDLLADPARTVRRTADLLEQAWHTLVEPEWPRLRTLLEADVAYHSRRLAEGGFAQLVGELSPRLTWEDSTLTIGGMRGDHSRVLGGTGLVLMPSVFCWPDVISGYEPPWQPAVIYPVRGIGGLWTRPAGSTPAALGALLGRVRAGVLCALDEPAGTTVLARRLSLAPSSVSAHLAVLRDAGLLTSRRYGHQVLYERTPLGTALAASPQE from the coding sequence ATGCCGTTCCAACTGCTGCTCGACGAACAGGACCTGCTGCGCTGCCGGTTCGCCGTCTCCCCGCTGTGGGAGACGCAGGAGGCGGTGCGGACCCTGGACCGGCCCCGCCGCCACGGCTACCACCTGCCCTGGCTGCGGCGCATCAGGGAGGCCGCGGCCGGGCTCGACCTGCGCCCGCTGTGGACGCTGATGCCGGACGGCGGCCACAACCCCGACTTCTTCTGCCCCATGCCGCGCGGGCCGGTGGCGTCGTTCGAGGAGGAGATCGCGCGGGTGCGGGCCACGCCCGCCGAGGCCGCCCTGGCGGACATCGGGGCGGCGCTCGACTCCGTCCCCGGGCGGCGCGACAGCCCGGCGGGGCGCGACCTGCTCGCCGACCCGGCCCGCACGGTCCGCAGGACGGCGGACCTCCTCGAACAGGCCTGGCACACCCTGGTCGAGCCGGAGTGGCCCCGGCTGCGCACCCTGCTGGAGGCGGACGTGGCCTACCACTCCCGACGGCTCGCCGAGGGCGGCTTCGCGCAACTGGTGGGCGAGTTGAGTCCGCGGCTGACCTGGGAGGACTCCACCCTGACCATCGGCGGCATGCGCGGCGACCACAGCCGGGTCCTCGGCGGCACCGGTCTGGTGCTGATGCCGAGCGTGTTCTGCTGGCCGGACGTGATCAGCGGGTACGAGCCGCCCTGGCAGCCGGCCGTGATCTACCCGGTGCGCGGGATCGGCGGGCTGTGGACCCGCCCCGCCGGCAGCACTCCGGCGGCGCTCGGCGCGCTGCTGGGCCGGGTGCGCGCCGGGGTTCTCTGCGCCCTGGACGAGCCGGCCGGGACGACGGTGCTGGCCCGCCGCCTCTCGCTGGCGCCGTCGTCGGTGTCGGCGCATCTCGCGGTGCTGCGGGACGCGGGGCTGCTCACCTCCCGCCGCTACGGCCACCAGGTGCTGTACGAGCGCACCCCGCTCGGCACCGCCCTCGCCGCCTCCCCGCAGGAGTGA
- a CDS encoding AIM24 family protein, producing MSTPVIHDPTTLPSDDNVDAYTFCVELKGSPWFLQKGKMIAYYGRIEFNGIGHGRLDRLRRSSFHSPLHAGDWVVAEGSGKMLLADRAFDVNSFDLDEGNLTIRAGNLLAYQPSLALKQSIVPGFLTLIGTGKFVAASNGPVVFMEPPVRVDPQALVGWADCPSPCHHYDHGYMSGVMGGLRALTGVGGASGEEHQFEFVGAGTVLLQSSEMLMPEVATGTVGGGAGVPGANHGVPGGGGQPGGAPRLPGQLGDLQRRFGL from the coding sequence GTGAGCACGCCCGTCATCCACGACCCCACGACCCTGCCGAGCGACGACAACGTCGACGCGTACACCTTCTGCGTGGAGCTCAAGGGAAGCCCCTGGTTCCTGCAGAAGGGCAAGATGATCGCCTACTACGGGCGCATCGAGTTCAACGGGATCGGCCACGGACGGCTCGACCGCCTGCGCCGGTCGTCCTTCCACTCGCCGCTGCACGCGGGCGACTGGGTGGTCGCCGAGGGCAGCGGCAAGATGCTCCTCGCGGACCGCGCCTTCGATGTGAACTCCTTCGACCTCGACGAGGGCAACCTGACGATCCGCGCCGGGAACCTGCTCGCGTACCAGCCGTCGCTGGCGCTGAAGCAGTCGATCGTGCCGGGCTTCCTGACGCTCATCGGCACCGGGAAGTTCGTGGCCGCGTCCAACGGGCCGGTGGTGTTCATGGAACCCCCCGTGCGGGTGGATCCGCAGGCGCTGGTGGGCTGGGCGGACTGTCCCTCCCCCTGCCACCACTACGACCACGGGTACATGTCCGGCGTGATGGGCGGGCTGCGCGCGCTCACCGGCGTCGGCGGGGCGTCCGGCGAGGAGCACCAGTTCGAGTTCGTCGGCGCCGGCACGGTGCTGCTGCAGTCGAGCGAGATGCTGATGCCCGAGGTGGCGACCGGCACGGTGGGCGGCGGGGCGGGCGTCCCCGGGGCGAACCACGGAGTGCCGGGCGGCGGCGGGCAGCCCGGCGGCGCACCGCGCCTTCCCGGCCAGCTCGGCGACCTCCAGCGTCGCTTCGGCCTGTGA
- a CDS encoding AIM24 family protein, which produces MPFREVNSRVVEAVIAPGQKMFSQRGAMLAYRGEVSFTPNVQGGQGGVMSMIGRRVANEATPLMTVEGDGTVMFGHGGHHIQVIQLSGDTLYVEADRLLAFDGTLTQGTMFMGSQGGVMGMVRGQVTGQGLFTTTLKGHGAVAVMAHGGVIELPVTPGRAVHVDPQAYVAHHGDVRNKLSTALGWRDMVGRGSGEAFQLELSGSGAVYVQASEEKL; this is translated from the coding sequence ATGCCGTTCCGCGAGGTGAACTCCCGGGTGGTCGAGGCCGTGATCGCGCCGGGGCAGAAGATGTTCTCCCAGCGGGGCGCGATGCTCGCGTACCGCGGCGAGGTCTCGTTCACGCCCAATGTGCAGGGCGGTCAGGGCGGGGTGATGTCCATGATCGGCCGCCGGGTGGCGAACGAGGCGACGCCCCTGATGACCGTCGAGGGCGACGGCACGGTCATGTTCGGCCACGGCGGACACCACATCCAGGTGATCCAGCTCTCCGGCGACACCCTCTACGTCGAGGCCGACCGGCTGCTGGCCTTCGACGGCACCCTGACGCAGGGCACGATGTTCATGGGCTCGCAGGGCGGGGTCATGGGCATGGTGCGGGGGCAGGTCACCGGCCAGGGCCTGTTCACCACGACGCTCAAGGGCCACGGGGCCGTGGCCGTGATGGCCCACGGCGGAGTGATCGAACTGCCCGTCACCCCGGGCCGGGCGGTCCACGTCGACCCGCAGGCGTACGTCGCGCACCACGGCGACGTGCGCAACAAGCTCTCCACCGCGCTCGGCTGGCGCGACATGGTGGGGCGCGGCTCGGGCGAGGCGTTCCAGCTGGAGCTGAGCGGCAGTGGTGCGGTCTACGTCCAGGCCTCGGAGGAGAAGCTGTGA
- a CDS encoding AIM24 family protein, with the protein MATFRLQGSKVLAVDMTGDTVKAKNGSMVAYDGQMAFKKMTGGGEGLRGMVTRRLTGEQMTVMEVKGQGTCWFADRASEISLVHLRGETLYVESSNLLCTDAGLRTGTTFTGLRGASQGNGLFTTTVEGSGQAAIMSDGPAVVLRVTPQYPLSVDPGAYIAHQGDLRQDFQSGVTFRTFLGEGGGEAFQIRFEGDGLVYVQPSERNTVGGDV; encoded by the coding sequence GTGGCAACGTTCCGGCTCCAGGGGAGCAAGGTGCTCGCCGTCGACATGACGGGCGACACCGTGAAAGCGAAGAACGGCTCGATGGTCGCCTACGACGGCCAGATGGCGTTCAAGAAGATGACCGGCGGCGGCGAGGGCCTGCGCGGCATGGTCACCCGGCGGCTCACGGGCGAGCAGATGACCGTGATGGAGGTGAAGGGGCAGGGCACCTGCTGGTTCGCCGACCGGGCGAGCGAGATCAGCCTGGTGCACCTGCGGGGCGAGACCCTCTACGTCGAGTCCAGCAACCTGCTGTGCACCGACGCCGGACTGCGCACGGGCACCACGTTCACCGGTCTGCGGGGGGCCTCCCAGGGCAACGGCCTGTTCACCACGACCGTGGAGGGCAGCGGCCAGGCCGCGATCATGTCCGACGGGCCCGCGGTGGTGCTGCGGGTCACCCCGCAGTACCCGCTCTCCGTGGACCCCGGCGCCTACATCGCCCACCAGGGCGACCTGCGCCAGGACTTCCAGTCGGGTGTGACCTTCCGCACCTTCCTCGGCGAGGGCGGCGGCGAGGCGTTCCAGATCCGCTTCGAGGGCGACGGGCTGGTCTACGTGCAGCCGAGCGAGCGCAACACGGTGGGGGGCGACGTCTGA
- a CDS encoding PepSY domain-containing protein: MKRKLVVATLTAAVLVGGGAYTAVAVSDDDAPRVTSTGTAADGDARDDDRDDDRAEQDGARDDDDRDDGRDDRPAASGGVTAAQAAAAALARTPGTVESVDLDDDGDGHWEVEVLGRDDREHELTVDASDGTVRVAGKDDDSDDSDDTGDRKALRDAKVDAGEAIAAVLKAHPDARVASADFDDDGDRSDHWEIELHDDRELRVDARTAAVSTD; this comes from the coding sequence ATGAAGCGCAAGCTGGTCGTCGCCACCCTCACGGCGGCGGTACTGGTCGGCGGCGGCGCGTACACGGCGGTCGCCGTGTCGGACGACGACGCGCCGCGGGTCACGAGCACGGGGACGGCGGCGGACGGTGACGCCCGCGACGACGACCGCGACGACGACCGGGCCGAGCAGGACGGTGCCCGCGACGACGACGACCGGGACGACGGCCGTGACGACCGCCCCGCGGCGTCCGGCGGCGTCACGGCGGCGCAGGCGGCGGCCGCCGCCCTCGCGAGGACTCCGGGCACGGTGGAGTCGGTCGACCTGGACGACGACGGCGACGGGCACTGGGAGGTCGAGGTCCTCGGACGCGACGACCGGGAGCACGAGCTGACCGTCGACGCCTCCGACGGCACGGTGCGGGTCGCCGGCAAGGACGACGACTCGGACGACTCCGACGACACGGGCGACCGCAAGGCGCTGCGCGACGCGAAGGTCGACGCGGGCGAGGCGATCGCCGCCGTGCTCAAGGCCCATCCGGACGCGAGGGTGGCGTCCGCGGACTTCGACGACGACGGGGATCGGTCCGACCACTGGGAGATCGAACTCCACGACGACCGCGAACTCCGCGTGGACGCCCGCACGGCCGCGGTCTCGACCGACTGA
- a CDS encoding DUF3817 domain-containing protein, whose translation MDIKTASSLHRLRLVSAPEAVSFLLLLVCSVLKRTTDFNAVPVMGAIHGFLFVVYVLFWLDAWNRTKWGIGTAAFYFAMSVLPLGGFFAERRLKREAADAVIASRARAEGTVNA comes from the coding sequence GTGGACATCAAGACCGCATCCTCCCTCCACCGCCTCCGCCTGGTCTCGGCGCCGGAAGCGGTGTCGTTCCTCCTCCTGCTCGTCTGCTCGGTGCTCAAGCGCACCACGGACTTCAACGCGGTCCCGGTCATGGGTGCGATCCACGGCTTCCTCTTCGTCGTCTACGTCCTCTTCTGGCTGGACGCCTGGAACCGCACCAAGTGGGGCATCGGCACCGCCGCCTTCTACTTCGCGATGTCCGTCCTGCCCCTCGGCGGCTTCTTCGCCGAGCGCCGTCTCAAGCGCGAGGCCGCCGACGCCGTCATCGCCTCCCGCGCCCGCGCCGAGGGCACGGTGAACGCGTGA
- a CDS encoding DUF3817 domain-containing protein — MKANVLTRYRVMAYITAVWLLVFTGAIVLKYGFDTGDTMLISQIHGVLFIVYVIFAFDLGSKAKWPFGKLLWVLAAGCIPFASFFVEPKVSREARALIGGGTAAPARAEA, encoded by the coding sequence ATGAAAGCGAATGTGCTGACCCGGTACCGCGTGATGGCGTACATCACCGCCGTCTGGCTGCTCGTGTTCACGGGCGCCATCGTCCTGAAGTACGGGTTCGACACCGGCGACACCATGCTGATCTCGCAGATCCACGGTGTGCTGTTCATCGTCTACGTGATCTTCGCCTTCGACCTCGGCTCGAAGGCGAAGTGGCCGTTCGGGAAGCTGCTGTGGGTGCTGGCCGCCGGCTGCATCCCGTTCGCCTCCTTCTTCGTGGAGCCCAAGGTCTCCCGCGAGGCCCGCGCCCTGATCGGGGGCGGCACGGCCGCCCCCGCCCGGGCCGAGGCGTAG
- a CDS encoding MFS transporter produces MPSRQQAPDRSGYRTVFRVREFRAVFAAHLLSLLGVVTAEISLTVLVYGLTGSPLLGALTFALGFLPYAVGGTLLSSVADRHPARRVLVLCDLVCAACALLMALPGTPVAVLLVLRCALAAVAPVFTGTRAAALTDILGEGELYVLGRSLLRIVSQSAMFAGFGAGGLLLAFVSPRGAISLTVLTFLASALLLRYGTRARPARAAAGPTGATADSLAAARVLLADPRVRVLMLLFWLPALFVVAPEALAAPYADALGTGPAAVGLMMSAMAAGHVGAELYAGSRLSPRVRDRIVLPLAAFGLVPLAGYALLPGLGWALLLLVLSGVSAAGLIGLDRWFVEAVPEELRGRAMTLMTAGLMTAQGVGMALAGLAAEFWPVHHVVAGAGVLGTACCAVTVVRARRHGVGPGGPARTEARDGADHDVTSR; encoded by the coding sequence ATGCCAAGCCGCCAGCAGGCGCCGGACCGCTCCGGCTACCGGACCGTGTTCCGCGTCCGCGAGTTCCGCGCCGTCTTCGCCGCCCATCTGCTCTCCCTCCTGGGCGTCGTCACGGCCGAGATCTCGCTCACCGTCCTCGTCTACGGACTCACCGGTTCCCCGCTGCTCGGCGCGCTCACCTTCGCGCTGGGCTTCCTCCCCTACGCGGTCGGCGGGACGCTGCTCTCCTCGGTGGCCGACCGCCACCCCGCGCGCCGGGTGCTCGTCCTGTGCGACCTGGTGTGCGCGGCGTGCGCGCTCCTCATGGCCCTGCCCGGCACGCCGGTCGCGGTCCTGCTCGTCCTGCGCTGCGCCCTCGCCGCCGTCGCGCCCGTCTTCACCGGGACCAGGGCAGCCGCCCTCACGGACATCCTCGGGGAGGGCGAGCTCTACGTCCTCGGACGCTCCCTGCTGCGGATCGTCTCCCAGAGTGCGATGTTCGCCGGATTCGGTGCCGGCGGACTGCTCCTCGCCTTCGTGTCACCGCGCGGCGCGATCAGCCTCACCGTGCTGACCTTCCTGGCCTCGGCGCTGCTGCTGCGGTACGGCACCCGGGCGCGGCCCGCCCGCGCCGCCGCCGGACCGACCGGGGCGACCGCCGATTCGCTGGCCGCCGCCCGGGTGCTCCTCGCCGACCCCCGGGTCCGGGTGCTGATGCTGCTCTTCTGGCTCCCCGCGCTCTTCGTCGTCGCCCCGGAGGCGCTCGCCGCCCCCTACGCCGACGCGCTCGGCACGGGCCCCGCCGCGGTCGGGCTGATGATGAGCGCCATGGCCGCCGGCCACGTGGGCGCCGAGCTGTACGCGGGGTCCCGGCTGAGTCCCCGCGTCCGCGACCGGATCGTGCTGCCGCTCGCCGCCTTCGGGCTGGTACCGCTGGCCGGGTACGCGCTCCTCCCTGGCCTCGGCTGGGCGCTGCTGCTCCTGGTGCTGAGCGGGGTGAGCGCGGCCGGTCTCATCGGTCTCGACCGCTGGTTCGTCGAGGCGGTGCCCGAGGAACTGCGCGGGCGGGCGATGACCCTGATGACCGCGGGGCTGATGACGGCGCAGGGTGTGGGCATGGCGCTCGCGGGACTCGCGGCCGAGTTCTGGCCCGTGCATCACGTGGTGGCGGGCGCCGGTGTCCTCGGGACCGCGTGCTGCGCGGTGACGGTGGTCCGTGCCCGGCGGCACGGCGTGGGCCCCGGCGGGCCCGCCCGGACCGAGGCGCGAGACGGGGCTGACCACGATGTGACCAGTAGGTAA
- a CDS encoding response regulator transcription factor — translation MRLLIVEDEKRLALSLAAGLTAEGFAVDVVHDGLEGLHRAAEGVHDLVVLDIMLPGMNGYRVCAALRAAGHDMPILMLTAKDGEYDEAEGLDTGADDYLTKPFSYVVLLARIRALLRRRGRAGGSPVLAVGDLRVDTAARRVHCGEAEVTLTTKEFAVLEQLAHRAGEVVGKPEILEHVWDFAYEGDPNIVEVYVSALRRKLGAGRIQTVRGAGYRLVEAS, via the coding sequence ATGAGGTTGTTGATCGTGGAGGACGAGAAGCGGCTCGCCCTGTCCCTCGCCGCCGGCCTGACCGCCGAGGGTTTCGCCGTGGATGTCGTCCACGACGGGCTGGAGGGCCTGCACCGGGCGGCGGAGGGCGTGCACGACCTGGTCGTGCTCGACATCATGCTGCCCGGGATGAACGGCTACCGCGTGTGCGCGGCCCTGCGGGCCGCCGGTCACGACATGCCGATCCTGATGCTGACCGCCAAGGACGGCGAGTACGACGAGGCCGAAGGGCTCGACACCGGCGCGGACGACTACCTGACCAAGCCCTTCTCGTACGTGGTGCTCCTCGCGCGCATCCGGGCGCTGCTGCGGCGCCGGGGCCGGGCCGGCGGGTCGCCGGTGCTGGCCGTCGGCGACCTGCGGGTGGACACGGCGGCGCGCAGGGTGCACTGCGGCGAGGCCGAAGTGACGCTGACGACCAAGGAGTTCGCGGTGCTGGAGCAGCTCGCGCACCGCGCGGGGGAGGTCGTCGGCAAGCCGGAGATCCTGGAGCACGTCTGGGACTTCGCCTACGAGGGCGACCCGAACATCGTCGAGGTCTATGTGAGCGCGCTGCGCCGCAAGCTCGGCGCCGGCCGTATCCAGACGGTTCGGGGCGCCGGGTACCGGCTGGTCGAGGCGTCATGA
- a CDS encoding sensor histidine kinase: MRSVRAKAAAGATVVVAVALIAAGAAVLLALRSSLIDRTDLEAEVVARDVAAQLATDVPPGRLELPDDERRPVQVVAEDGRVVAVSDQLEAISGTSSTEVEPGPPPGGSAGDEDDDDDDDPARGEVSGDGPRFSSGAATVDGDRADYRFASVEVTSGERQTYTVHAGAPLATEQDAVGTVRDAMLVGLPVLLAVVGSVTWLVTRRALRPVEGIRSEMAAITASEDLSRRVPEPASRDEVARLARTTNETLAALEASVERQRRFVADASHELRSPIASLRTQLEVGAAHPELLDVPGAVEDTVRLQQLAADLLLLARLDAGERPGGTAVDMGRLLREEVAQRSGDRVTVSVDAGDGLDVSGARGQLARVVGNLLDNAQRHAATEVTAAVRPERGQVVLTVADDGEGVPEAERERIFERFVRLDDARTRDDGGAGLGLAIARDVARRHGGTLTVGSSPRGGALFELRLPAAG; this comes from the coding sequence ATGAGGTCGGTACGGGCCAAGGCGGCCGCGGGCGCCACCGTGGTCGTCGCGGTGGCGCTGATCGCGGCGGGCGCGGCGGTGCTGCTCGCGCTGCGGTCCAGCCTCATCGACCGCACGGACCTGGAGGCCGAGGTCGTCGCCCGGGACGTCGCGGCGCAGCTGGCGACCGATGTGCCGCCCGGCCGGCTGGAACTCCCGGACGACGAGCGGCGGCCCGTGCAGGTGGTGGCCGAGGACGGACGCGTCGTGGCCGTCAGCGATCAGCTGGAGGCGATCTCGGGGACGTCCAGCACCGAGGTGGAGCCGGGTCCGCCGCCCGGCGGGAGCGCCGGTGACGAGGACGACGATGACGACGACGACCCGGCGCGCGGCGAGGTCTCGGGCGACGGGCCGCGCTTCTCGTCGGGGGCCGCGACGGTCGACGGGGACCGGGCCGACTACCGGTTCGCCTCCGTGGAGGTGACGTCCGGGGAGCGGCAGACGTACACGGTGCACGCCGGAGCCCCGCTGGCCACCGAGCAGGACGCGGTCGGCACGGTCCGGGACGCGATGCTCGTGGGCCTGCCGGTGCTGCTCGCGGTCGTCGGCTCGGTCACCTGGCTGGTCACCCGCCGGGCGCTGCGGCCGGTGGAGGGCATCCGCAGCGAGATGGCGGCGATCACCGCCTCCGAGGACCTCTCGCGCCGGGTGCCGGAACCGGCGTCGCGGGACGAGGTCGCCCGGCTGGCCCGGACGACCAACGAGACGCTGGCCGCCCTGGAGGCGTCGGTGGAGCGGCAGCGGCGGTTCGTGGCCGACGCGTCGCACGAACTGCGCAGCCCGATCGCGTCCCTGCGCACCCAGCTGGAGGTGGGCGCGGCCCACCCCGAGCTGCTGGACGTGCCGGGAGCGGTGGAGGACACCGTACGGCTCCAGCAGCTGGCCGCCGACCTGCTGCTGCTGGCCCGCCTGGACGCGGGGGAGCGGCCAGGGGGCACCGCCGTGGACATGGGGCGGCTGCTCCGCGAGGAGGTGGCCCAGCGGTCGGGCGACCGGGTCACCGTCTCGGTCGACGCCGGGGACGGGCTCGACGTGAGCGGAGCGCGCGGGCAGTTGGCCCGGGTGGTGGGCAACCTGCTGGACAACGCCCAGCGCCACGCGGCCACGGAGGTGACCGCCGCCGTCCGCCCGGAGCGGGGCCAGGTCGTGCTGACCGTGGCCGACGACGGCGAGGGGGTGCCCGAGGCGGAGCGGGAGCGCATCTTCGAACGCTTCGTGCGCCTCGACGACGCCCGCACCCGCGACGACGGCGGCGCCGGGCTCGGTCTCGCGATCGCCCGGGACGTGGCCAGGAGGCACGGGGGGACGCTCACCGTGGGGTCGTCGCCGCGCGGCGGCGCGCTCTTCGAGCTGCGTCTGCCGGCCGCCGGCTGA
- a CDS encoding MTH1187 family thiamine-binding protein, which translates to MIVAFSVTPLGVGEDVGAYVADAVRVVRESGLPNRTDAMFTSVEGEWDEVMDVVKRAVAAVEARAPRVSLVLKADIRPGVTDGLTAKVETVERHLGG; encoded by the coding sequence GTGATCGTCGCCTTCTCCGTCACACCGCTCGGGGTGGGCGAGGACGTCGGCGCGTATGTGGCCGACGCCGTACGCGTCGTCCGCGAGTCCGGGCTGCCGAACCGCACCGACGCGATGTTCACCTCCGTCGAGGGGGAGTGGGACGAGGTGATGGACGTCGTGAAGCGGGCCGTCGCCGCCGTCGAGGCCCGCGCGCCCCGGGTCTCGCTCGTGCTGAAGGCGGACATCCGCCCCGGTGTCACGGACGGCCTCACCGCCAAGGTCGAGACGGTGGAACGCCACCTCGGCGGCTGA
- a CDS encoding MarR family winged helix-turn-helix transcriptional regulator translates to METETATRWLTDEEQCTWRTHLEVNKLLMHQLEKDLQPFGLTNNDYEILVNLSESPERRMRMSDLAAATLQSKSRLSHQITRMETAGLVRRENCESDRRGLYAVLTDDGVDTMRKVAPHHVASVRKHFIDMMSPEALAELRASLTPVAEHLRGRRGKL, encoded by the coding sequence ATGGAGACCGAAACGGCCACGCGCTGGCTGACCGACGAAGAACAGTGCACCTGGCGCACGCACCTGGAAGTCAACAAGCTGCTGATGCACCAGCTCGAGAAGGACCTCCAGCCGTTCGGACTGACCAACAACGACTACGAGATCCTGGTCAACCTCTCCGAGTCGCCCGAGCGGCGCATGCGGATGAGCGACCTGGCCGCGGCGACGCTCCAGTCCAAGAGCCGCCTCTCCCACCAGATCACCCGCATGGAGACCGCCGGACTCGTCCGGCGCGAGAACTGCGAGTCCGACCGCCGCGGCCTGTACGCGGTGCTCACCGACGACGGCGTCGACACGATGCGCAAGGTGGCGCCGCACCACGTCGCCTCCGTGCGCAAGCACTTCATCGACATGATGTCGCCCGAGGCGCTCGCCGAGCTCCGCGCCTCCCTCACGCCCGTCGCCGAGCACCTGCGGGGCAGGCGCGGCAAGCTCTGA
- a CDS encoding MarR family winged helix-turn-helix transcriptional regulator: protein MPKPLSLSFDPIARADELWKQRWGPVPSMAAITSIMRAHQILLSEVDAVVKPYGLTFARYEALVLLTFSKAGELPMSKIGERLMVHPTSVTNTVDRLVRSGLVAKRPNPNDGRGTLASITDKGREVVEAATRDLMGMDFGLGTYDEDECAEIFAMLRPLRVAAHDFDEI from the coding sequence GTGCCGAAGCCGCTCAGTCTCTCCTTCGATCCCATCGCCCGGGCCGACGAGCTCTGGAAGCAGCGATGGGGGCCCGTGCCCTCGATGGCGGCGATCACCTCGATCATGCGGGCGCACCAGATCCTGCTCTCCGAGGTGGACGCGGTCGTCAAGCCGTACGGCCTGACCTTCGCCCGCTACGAGGCGCTGGTGCTGCTCACCTTCTCCAAGGCGGGCGAGCTGCCCATGTCCAAGATCGGCGAGCGGCTGATGGTGCACCCGACCTCGGTCACCAACACCGTCGACCGGCTGGTCCGCTCCGGTCTGGTCGCCAAGCGCCCCAACCCGAACGACGGACGCGGCACCCTCGCCTCCATCACGGACAAGGGGCGCGAGGTGGTGGAGGCCGCCACCCGCGACCTGATGGGCATGGACTTCGGCCTCGGCACGTACGACGAGGACGAGTGCGCCGAGATCTTCGCGATGCTGCGGCCCCTGCGGGTGGCCGCCCACGACTTCGACGAGATCTGA